A region from the Wansuia hejianensis genome encodes:
- a CDS encoding DUF3298 and DUF4163 domain-containing protein produces MQKVTLHTLEDTMVYRDIPVFTYKIKYPSFTTSCSPVSAGIINDYYSQLAQNAETYCRTVLFTQAAESAKYMQPGSAFNSYTFDMDYQITYNEGCLVSLFMDAYTYMGGAHGETKRTSDTWNFKSGTRMRLADFYPFTPATLYRLQQSIVRQIEERIYSSPGSYFENYKSLLLQTFHVDNFYLKPDSCVIYFQQYDIAPYSTGIPEFNIPIEISDQWSSP; encoded by the coding sequence ATGCAGAAAGTAACTCTCCATACCCTTGAAGACACTATGGTTTACAGGGATATTCCTGTGTTCACCTACAAAATTAAATATCCCTCGTTTACTACAAGCTGCAGTCCTGTTTCGGCCGGAATCATAAATGACTACTATTCACAGCTTGCACAGAACGCCGAAACTTACTGCCGCACTGTTCTTTTTACTCAGGCGGCGGAAAGCGCTAAATATATGCAGCCTGGCAGCGCTTTCAACAGCTATACATTCGACATGGATTATCAAATCACCTATAACGAGGGATGTCTCGTCAGCCTTTTCATGGACGCCTATACATATATGGGCGGAGCTCACGGTGAAACGAAACGCACCTCAGATACCTGGAATTTTAAATCCGGCACCCGAATGCGCCTGGCAGATTTCTATCCTTTTACTCCTGCCACGCTCTATCGTCTCCAGCAATCCATCGTCAGGCAAATTGAAGAAAGAATATACTCGTCTCCCGGTTCCTACTTTGAAAATTATAAGTCCCTGCTGCTTCAGACCTTCCATGTGGATAATTTTTATTTAAAGCCGGACAGCTGCGTCATCTATTTTCAGCAATATGATATCGCCCCGTATTCTACCGGAATCCCGGAATTTAATATTCCTATAGAGATTTCTGATCAATGGTCTTCTCCATAA